A stretch of DNA from Rattus rattus isolate New Zealand chromosome 18, Rrattus_CSIRO_v1, whole genome shotgun sequence:
GAGGTACTTGAGATGGAAAGGGGATGGAGGTCAGGGGGAATGGAGTACATGATCTGGTGTTaggtaggggaaaaggactgaaactctgagagccagcagaaagaatggaaagaggcgACCTAGGGAAATAGGAGTTTGGGAAATcactctagaatgtactagagacttgggaggtgaaaaGACCGTCAGGACCCTAGATCAAATgacctacagtagggagagggaagttGTAGAGCCCACCTTTaggagaaagacaggacatcaagtgagggatgggtagCCATCCTACAGTCAGAACTGACCCATgattgttcctgtctgaatgaACTACAGGatatagagaagagcctgaggaaaagtagGTCCAGCCATAGACTCAAAgaggaatccagctcaagggcatgcctcaaggcctgacaccattactaaggctGTGGAGCACCcacaaaaaggaacctaccatgactgacctctgaaagacccaacaagtaggtgaaagagtcaaatgcagatatttacacccaaccaatgaacagaagccgcTGACCCCcatgtttgaattagggaaaagctggaggacaATGctttattacaattttaaaacaggCCTTTATCAGAGAAAactgtagaaataaaatattcagacaCTGAATTCATTATAAAAAAGGAGTGTGAACAGGCAGCCTGAGTCTGCACTATTTCAGAAGAGATAAGCACTAAATGGCTGTTCCAGGGAGGAACTCTTTTAATTTAAGGATTCAGAATTCTCACAAAAACCAGTTCTACAAGATGATTTACTCAGACACAAGCaggcacgtgtacacacataccccaaacacacacacatacactcatacaactCAAAAGCAGTTTGTTTTCAGgtttaattggtttttttttgtttggtttttgatacCAACTATGTACCAGGTCATCAAGTTAGACACCAAATTGGAAAATGACacatattttcttgaaaatgtaagTTTTGTTGCATACTTAAAAAACAATGTCctgtaaaaatagaaataagtttAGAGTGATGGCTGAGAAAGTTCAAAGCTCTGGGCTTGGttctcctctttaaaaaaaaaaaaaaacaaaaaaaaaacagaaaaacagtagGATGCTCTGTTTGATTAGGGTCTTAGCACCACTGTATGTAGCTTCTATAGTAATGAGCACATCGTTTGCTAAGAAGGACATGTGTATCACCTGTCCACAGCTAGATTTGCTGCTACAATACAGAGGTACAAAATGTAATACAGGAAACTTTAACCAATATCTCATAATTGTATTTCTATTGTGACTTAAAAGTCATAGGTTTTACTGGTGGAAATTGAAAtgtttttagagaaagaaaaacaagattcaaTGACAATAAAGATGagttgttgatgcttgtatccACCTCTTACTACTACCTAAGTATCAGAAATTCTAAGCTTGATCACAGAAGAACTGTTTTATCCTGAAGATTTGCCCcattaaaagtatatttatcaAGTTTTCAAGCGTGATATACTGCAATTTCTTAAACATTAGCCTCTGGAATAGAGAAAATAGAACATTTAtgtataatttctgttttatccattatatattatacattttaccTTGTATATTGTACATTATAACTatacagtatatattatatactatagaATGactatacattatatatcatatattatatattatacattaattatatattgcatattatatattatacattatacatacatatttctacATTATATgttattctatattctatattatatgttacatattatatatatattgaatttcataaacatttttactTTCTAGCTATTATGAGGAATTTTTCTCAACATGACTGCCAGAAACATAACCACAGTGAGTGGATTTCTCCTCATGGGGTTCTCGGACAACCATGAGCTGCAGGTCTTACAGGCTTTGCTCTTCTTGGTGACATACCTATTGGGCTCAGCAGGTAActtcatcattatcaccatcacaaCACTGGACCCACAGCTCCAGTCTCCAATGTATTACTTTCTGAGGCACCTTTCCATTCTGGACCTCTCATCCCTCTCTGTCACAGTTCCTCAGTATGTTGATAGTTCCCTGGCACGAAGTGGCTACATTTCCTATGGAGAGTGCATGATGCAGGTTTTTTTCTTCACAGCTTTGGCCTCCAGTGAGATGGCCATTCTCACAGTGATGtcttatgaccgctatgtggccatctgcctcCCACTGCACTATGAGGTCATCATGAATCCCAGAAAGTGCACTTGGGCTGTGGCAGCTGTATGGCTAAGTGGAAGCATCTCAGGAACATTATACACAGCGAGTATACACTCTATCAGATTCTGTGGGGACAAAATAATTCACCAGTTCTTCTGCGATGTCCCTCAGTTGCTTAAGATCTCTTGCTCTAATGACTACTTTGGAGTACTGGAAGTGTCTACTTTCGTGGCTGTATTAGCCTTTGCCTGCTTCTTGGGGATTGCCTTCTCCTATGGCCAGATATTCTCTACAGTTCTCAGAATTCCCTCTGCAGAAGGTCGATCTAAGGTCTTCTCTACCTGCCTGCCCCATctctttgttgtttcattttttctctcaACAGGCATTTGTGCCTATCTAAAGCCAACCTCAGACTCACCAACTGCTTTAGACCTCATACTCTCTATTTTTTACACTGTACTACCCCCAACCCTCAACCCTGTTATCTATAGTCTGAGAAATGCATCCTTGAAGGGAGCGATAAAGAAGGTACTGTTAAGTGAGAAATTCAttgggaaaaattattttttgttctgttgttcGTGACTGCTGACACTGGGCACAAAGAATGTTTTTCATATGTTGAATATGTTAGATATGTAATGTtaagaataaaaagatattttctagaaaatgtaTGTTATAAACCTATAGCATAGCAAGTTGCAATATGATTCTTTAAAcctatttaattaaatttacttaattttttgttagtaaaaatatatataattatactctAGTAATGTAGACCCAATTCTTCCTAACTCTTCCAGTTTCTTGACACACTATTACACATGTGAACTTATCAGCAATTGTAACATGGGTTTTGCAAACATGTTTATAGGAATATCATAATAATAAGCATAGAGAATAATTATAGTTACTCGTTACTCAATTCACCAAATGgatgataattttatatttatcaccTATTTCAAGGGTTCATATTACTTTCTACCTTTCCATGtacaaaattttagaaatatcacAAACAAGTATGCCACTtctatgcatatttatataaagtaattACTATAGTTTTCTTGGATGCCAAGTATTCAATGTAATTCAATATACAAATAAGCCTCAGCTATTTAACTTGTATCATTAATTTtcactttttcattaattttcaccTATTAATGTCACATTTAAAATAATCCAagttctcagaaggcagaggcaggaagacctctgtgatgtttttaggccagcctggtctatatagtaacaATGATAACTGCTAaaacttcttaaatattttcttgctcATTCTGAGGGATAAAGCCTCTGGTTTAGGCAATTAACACCTGCAGTTTAACAGAGGGGGATTAGTAAGGCAGACTTTGTTCTATCTCCACAGGAATTCGTgggctctaactttcagcctcTTAGTTGAAGGcccaaggaagaaaaagggacacttggAAAAATGAATTTAccatttatttctaagttgtaaaaagtttcctatgaaagctctctaaaacaaaaggaaaaagcacaATGATTtgtgatgatgttgatgatgatctcttctctctgttttcagcACTtctacatctttcagaatacatgatcacatggtaaaaagctCATCACAAGTTTATACAtgaattaaaatcataaaataaggaGTTTACAACAGAGAAGCTTATctattaggagtaattatctggctaagcattcatcacctgtcacagctctaCAGGTTAATGGAGAGTTAAAatccataactaagttattagtgaagtttcgTATAGATAAATCCAgtgaatattttatcttctgccctagcacctataataaatcagaGTTCCCTTTTAATGAATATAATGGAAATGGCATAtgaatcatacacatacatacacatgtttatgtgtgtgtctcagagagatgggggggagggagagggggagggagaaggagagagtgagagaggggggagggaaaggggagagacagatagagaaacaAAGGGAAGTGGGGTATCTAATAGAGTTTGAGCCATCCTAAGGTGGTTTAGagatttctagaaaaagaaatttctgtgTAGTAAAATAATGGTCATAGATACCAGAAGCTGAAGacatacaagttttttttttcttcaaatcaaAATACGTTGAGATAATATTGTAAAATTGAGAGTTGTGGATGAGAGTATAGAACTTATTTGTAATTTAAGGTGAATGACAGAGACCATGCAGTACTGAAAATGATTGGGCTCTGACAGAtcagatcaaaacaaacaaataaattgagTGTAAATATCGCATATGAAACAATAACTTTATAAGGCATAAAGATGCAAAACAGATAAGACTTTCCTTAAAACAATAAGAATCCTGGCAATTTGAGGTAGAAAAATTATGAAAGTCCTCCCACACCTAATAATTACAAGTAGAGAAATACACATAAGGTAATGCTGACTTATTACTTGTTTTCTCAGttgtggaatactattcagctattaagaagatatcatgaattttgcaggcaaatgaatgtaagaagaaaatataatcctgagtgaggtaactgagacacAAAAGAGTTCATGCatgttatgtatttactttacatGGACATTACTCATAAAGTATAGGTTAACTACACTATGATCAAAAGAACCGCACCACCACCccacaaaaaagccaaaaaacccAGAATTTTCCTAAGAAGGTAAGTAAAAAGATATTggcaaaagagggagggagggaactgagtggaGAGGAGATTGGCAGGGGAGCAGAATGAGATGGGTATCAGAC
This window harbors:
- the LOC116887353 gene encoding olfactory receptor 14J1-like gives rise to the protein MTARNITTVSGFLLMGFSDNHELQVLQALLFLVTYLLGSAGNFIIITITTLDPQLQSPMYYFLRHLSILDLSSLSVTVPQYVDSSLARSGYISYGECMMQVFFFTALASSEMAILTVMSYDRYVAICLPLHYEVIMNPRKCTWAVAAVWLSGSISGTLYTASIHSIRFCGDKIIHQFFCDVPQLLKISCSNDYFGVLEVSTFVAVLAFACFLGIAFSYGQIFSTVLRIPSAEGRSKVFSTCLPHLFVVSFFLSTGICAYLKPTSDSPTALDLILSIFYTVLPPTLNPVIYSLRNASLKGAIKKVLLSEKFIGKNYFLFCCS